The Planctellipticum variicoloris DNA window GGAGCCGCCGGAGAGTCTGCTGGCGGTGACCAAGCTTTACGGAAAGGTACTGGCCGACATTGAGGCGAAGTGGAAAGCTCACGAGAAGGCCACCCCCCAGGCGACGGCGTTGCCGGATGCCGCGGACGAGACGTTGCGGCAGGTGCTGTATGGGAACGACACGCCGACGGCGATTGCGGCGGAGCAGGCGGAGAAGCTGTTTAACCGGGCCGAGCGCGACAAACAGCGACAACTGACGCGGAAAGTCGAGGAGTTGAAGGCGACGTCGCCGGGCGCTCCGCCGCGGGCGATGGTGATGCGTGACAACGAGAATCCGGTGGAACCGGTGGTGCTCATCCGGGGGAATCCCGGTCGGCGCGGGAAGCAGGTTCCGCGGCGGTTCTTGCAGGTTCTGTCGGAATCGTCGGAGTCGAAATTTCAGCAGGGGAGCGGACGGCTGGAGCTGGCGAAGTCGATCACCGATCCGAAGAATCCGCTGACGTCGCGGGTGATGGCGAACCGGCTGTGGCAGCACCACTTCGGGCGGGGCATCGTGGCGACGCCGGGGGATTTCGGAGTTCGCGGGGAGCCGCCGACGCATCCGGAGTTGCTCGACTGGCTGGCCGCGGAACTGCAGGCTCACGGCTGGAGTTTGAAGGCGCTGCAGCGGCTGATCGTCCTGTCGAGCGTTTACCAGCAGTCTTCACGGGGCGACGCGGGCGCGGACGCCGTCGATCCGGAGAATCGGCTGCTGTCGCACATGCCGCGTCAGCGGCTGGATTTCGAGGCTTTGCGGGATTCGTTGCTGGCGGCGGGCGGGGCGCTTGATCCAATGCTTGAGGGACGGCCGCTGGACAATGTAACGGCGGTCGACAACCGAAGGCGGACGATTTACAGCATGGTGAATCGAAATGATCTGCCGGGAGTGTTCCGTTCGTTCGACTTTGCCGATCCGGACACCAGCGCTCCCGAGCGGCCACAGACGACCGTGCCGCAGCAGGCGCTGTTCGGGTTGAATTCCCCGTTTGTGATTGAGCAGGCCCGGCGGCTGGCCGGCCAGAGTTGTGCGGCGGCCGACCATGACGCGGGGCGGGTGCAGGCGCTCTACCGGCGGGCCTATGCCCGGGATCCCAGTCCGGCCGAGGCCGAGCTGGCGTTGCAGTTTGTGCAGAATGCGCCGACCGAGAAGATTGCGTTGACGCCGTGGGATCGGCTGGCGCAGATCCTGCTGCTGACGAACGAATTTGTCTTCGTCGATTAACCGATTCCTGTCGATCAGTCCGGTCCCGCCAAGCAGGGACTGGTGGAGGCTGCGATGAACACGTTCTCCCTGCCGCACATTGCCGGGTTGCCGGCGACGCGACGCGAGTTTCTGCAGCGATGCGGCGCCGGCATGGGTGCGCTGGGCCTGGCGGGGTTGCTGAGCGATGCGGGCGTGAAGCCAGCGAACGCGGCGCCGGTTTCGCCGATGATGCCTCATCAGCCCCACTTCGACGGCCGGGCGAAGCATGTGATCCACATTTTTCTCAACGGCGGCGCGTCGCACGTCGATACGTTCGACCCGAAGTCGTCGCTGACGAAGTACGCCGGGCAGAGCCTGCCGACCGAGAATCTGCGGACCGAGCGTAAGACGGGAGCCGCGTTTGCGTCGCCCTACAAGTTCCAGAAGTACGGCGAGAGCGGCATCGAGATCAGCGAGATTTTTGCGGATCTGGGGGATGTCGCGGACGAGCTGTGCGTGATTCGCTCGATGCACGCCGACGTGCCCAATCACGAACCGTCGCTGATGCTGATGAACTGCGGCGATGCGCGGCTGACGCGGCCGAGTTTCGGGAGCTGGGTGACGTACGGACTGGGGACCGAGAACCAGAATCTGCCGGGCTTCATCGCCATGTGCCCGAACGGGCTGCCGATCACCGGGGCGCAGAACTGGCGGTCGGCGTTCCTGCCCGGCGTGTTCCAGGGGACGTACATCGACTCGCGGCACACCGAGATCGAGAAGCTGATCGAGAACATCCGTAACGACGGCATGCCCCGTACCGAGCAGCGGCGGCAGATCGATCTGCTGCAGGAGCTGAATCGTCGGCACGCCGAGGCGCGGGCGAACGAAGGGCAGCTCGAATCCCGGATTCACTCGTTCGAGCTGGCTTACCGGATGCAGATGGAGGCGACGGACGCCTTCGACGTGACTCAGGAACCGAAGCACATTCTGGATGCGTATGGTCCGGGAGTGCAGGCCCGGCAGATCCTGGTGGCGCGGCGGCTGGTGGAACGGGGCGTCCGATTCGTGCAACTCTGGCACGGCGACGGGCAGCCGTGGGACAATCATGACGATATCGAAGTCAATCACCGCCGTCTGGCGGGACAGTGCAGCCAGGCGATTGCGGCACTGATCAAGGATCTCAAGCAGCGCGGTTTGTTGGACGAAACGCTGATTCTGGTGGGGGGCGAGTTCGGTCGAACGCCGACTGTGGAACTGCCGCAACCTGGGGCGAACGCCGGCAAGATCAACGGACGGGACCACAACCATCACGGTTTCACGGTGGTGATGGCGGGGGGGGGCGTGAAGAAGGGGCTCGTCTACGGCGCGACGGACGAGTTCGGATTTCAGGCGGTGGAAAACAAAGTCCACGTACATGATCTGCAGGCGACCATGCTGCACCTGCTGGGCTTCGATCACGAAAAGCTGACGTACCGGTTTGCGGGCCGGGACTTCCGGCTGACCGATGTGCATGGACGGGTCGTGCCCGAGCTTGTGGGATGACGGAATCGTCATCGAACGACGAGTCCACATCACCTCCACGCAAATCCGTGAGGTCCAAGGCTGCGCGCTGGCTGGCTGTCGGACTGCTGGTGACGCTGCTGCTGCGGCTGACGATTGCAGACCGCTGGCCGGTGGCTTCGATGCTGTTCTATGCCACTCCGTGGCCGATGATCACGTTTGGCTGGTTTGTGGTCGTCGGGTTATCCCCCCGCCGGAGTCAGGCCCGCCGGTGGTCGGCTCTGCTGTCACTGGCGTGTCTGGCGGCGACGCTGGGGAGTCAATGGGTCTGGAACGGGCCTGCGGCGGCAAGAGATGAACCGGGACTTGAGATCCTGTTCTGGAATGTGGCGCGGGGCCAGCATGGGTGGAACAACCTCTTCGACGAACTGCGGGAGTCGAAGGCGGATGTGATCGCATTGTGCGAGTCCGACTCGCGGCTGCTCTCCGGCGAGGACTGGCGGGCGACGTTTCCCGACCGGTATCTCTATCGGCAGCCCGGGGGACTGATGTGGATCTCGCGACGCCCTGCCGAGGTGAAACCGCTGCCGTGGGCTCCGGGGATGATCGGGGGAACGGAGCTGATCCTGTCGCAGGAGGGTCAGCCGGTCCGACTGCTGCTGATCGATCTCGCCGGGGCGCCGTACCTTTCGCGCAAACCCGGCTGGACGCAGCTTGGGAAGCTCCTGGAGGAGCGTCGCGACGAGCCCACCGTTCTGGTCGGGGATCTCAATACGCCCGACGATTCGGTCTGGACCGGGCTGTGCCGCAAGTGGGGGCGTCCGGCATTCCGGAGCCACGGACGGGGCTACGCGCCGACCTGGCCCCTCCCCTGCCCCGTTCTGGCGCTGGACCAGGCCTGGGTTACGGATCGCGTCGAAGTCCAGAGCTGCGCACTAGGCTGGTCTCCGCTGAGCGATCATCGCTGGATCCAGCTCAAGATCCGCCCCAGGACGGCCCCTCAGCAGCCCGATTAGCATTCCCCCGTCAAACGGCTCCGGGCGACTGGAGTCAGTCGAGATGGGGCGGGGTCTCGGACAGAGTCGCAGCGCGCTGTGCGTAGAGTTCAGCACGCTGGAGCTGCTGGATTCCTTTGCGGCCGAATTCCCAGCCGCGTGCGTGGCCTTCTTCGTAGCCGCTCTGATATCCGGACAACCAGCCGAGATAGAGCACCCAGACGCCGCCAGCAGCCAGCCAGACCGACCAGATGTGCTTGCTCATTCGGGCCTCCGTTCAGTGGCAGTTGAAGCAGAACGGCGAGATTCCTGCGAATCAGGAAAGGCGATCAGAAGCGGGACTCGTTCACGGTATATTCACAATCCGCGGAATCCGGTCAAGACAAGCCTTGCGGAATTCACAATTCACAAATCGCAGGATGTCAGCGAATGCCGGCTGACGATTCTGAGGCGAATGGAGCCAATCGGGCGACTCAGTCCAGCGCGGGAGCGCCGTCCGCTTCGAGCTTGGCCATCATGCGCAGGACGACCGGTTCCTGCTCCCGGATGTGGTATTCCAGCGCCGCCTGAGCGCCCGGCAAATCGCGAGCGAGGACGCAGCGGAGGATTTCGCAGTGCTGATCCGCTTTTTCGCGGACCACATGCTCCCCGAGAGTGACGTAATCGAACAGAGCCCGGTAATAGCCGCCGTACTGCGCGAAGAAATCGCTGATGTAGCGATTGTCGGCGAGCTGAATGAAGTACTGATGCAGTCGATTGTCGAGCCGGGGTCCCTTGATGCCGTCTGCGGGCAGATTCCCTGCGAGCATGGCGGTTAGTTTCGCATCGTCGAGTCGTGGCCAGGCGAGTTCCAGGGACTTCAGCTCGAGCGTCACCCGGACGTCGAGATAGGCACGAAGATCCTGAGCGCGGAACGGGCGAGCGCGCCAGCCGCGGCGCGGCAGGTAGTCGATCAGGCCGGCGCCCGCCAGCCGATGAAACACCTGCCGCAGAACAGTCCGGCCGATGCCGAACTGTTGAGAAATCGCCTCTTCTCGAAGGGGAACCGGCACGCCGCGAAGGCTCTCAATCAGGGCATAGCGGGTGAGTACGGCATCCCAGTTGACCATTTGCGGAGGCGGCGAGGCGGCTTCATCGTCATCGGGCTTGGGCAGGTCGGCGCAAAGACTCAGCCGCCCGGACGCCGAGCGGACGAGGTAACCCCGGTCGACCAGTTCGTCGACGGCTTCGCGGACCGGCGTAAAACTGACGCCGTAGTGGGTGGCCAGGGCCGACAGAGTCAGCCGGACCGGCAGAGGCTCGTTGCTGCAGAGCCGGGTTTGCAGGTCATGAAGGATGAAATCGGCCAGGCTCGTCGACCGAATGGATTTTCGGTCCTGGGTGGTCTGTTGCATCAGCAGGGTTGTCCGAGTGGTGATCGAGTCCGCATTGGCGGCGTTCGCGAGTGGGCCGCTCGACAGAAGCTGGTATCGATCAGTTGCGATCCATCAATCGTTTCGCACAGCCTTGAAAACACTCTGCACACAAAATAATATCCAGACTCCCCGATTCGACCGGTGTGTGCAACCCGAATCCTGAGATTTTTCCCGCCGCGATTGAGTTTCTTTACAAAATGAGGCTTTTTGCGATGACTGTCAACTGGCATGGCGTCTATCCGGCGGCAATCACCCATTTTCATGACGATGACTCGCTGGACATTCCGTCGACGCTGAAACACCTGGATGTGATGATCGAGGCGGGCGTCCACGGGCTGATCATGCTGGGATCGGTCGGCGAAAACGCCGTTCAGGAACCTTCCGAAAAGCGGGAAGTGCTGCGTCAGGTTGTCCGCCACGTCGATGGGCGGGTGCCGGTTCTGTCGGGCGTTGCTGAAAATTCGACGCGGATGGCCTGCAGGTTTGCGGATGACGCCGCAAAACTGGGGGTCGACGGCCTGATGGTGCTCCCCGCGATGATCTACAAGGCGGGAGGGCGGGAAGCCATGGCGCACTTTCGCGCGGTGGCGCGGGCCAGCGAACTGCCAATCATGATCTACAACAATCCGATCGCGTACCACGTCGATCTGACGCCGGACCTGCTGGCCGAGATGGCCGATGAGCCGCGGTTCGTCGCCGTCAAAGAGTCTTCCGACAACGTCCGTCGGATCACGGATCTGAAGAACCTGCTCGGCGACCGCTACCTGCTGTTCAGCGGCGTGGATGACCTGGTGCTGGAGAGCGCCCTGCTGGGGGCGGTCGGCTGGGTGTCGGGGCTGGTCAACGCGTTCCCGCACGAGAACCGGCTGCTGTGGGATCTGGCGATGGCCGGTCGGTGGGACGAGGCCCTGCAGGTCTATCGCTGGTATACGCCGCTGCTGCATCTGGACACGGACATTAAGCTGGTGCAGTACATCAAGCTGGCGGTCCAGGAATGCGGCCTGGGGAGCGAACGCACGCGCGCCCCGCGGCTGCCATTGGAAGGGGCCGAGCGGGACCGAATTCTGGGGATCATCAGGCACGGAATTGCGACACGGCCCAAGCTGTAATTGCCAGATTTTTGCACAGACTGAAGTGTCTCCGAAACCAGAGCCCGGGCCGAATCACGAGACGAGGCGAATTCCGTGCGTCGCATCGAAGTCATCGACACCCATACTGGCGGAGAACCGACGCGCGTCGTCCATGCCGGCGGACCGCCGCTGCCAGACGGGTCGCTGACCGAACGTCGCCAGGCATTCCGCCAGCAGT harbors:
- a CDS encoding dihydrodipicolinate synthase family protein yields the protein MTVNWHGVYPAAITHFHDDDSLDIPSTLKHLDVMIEAGVHGLIMLGSVGENAVQEPSEKREVLRQVVRHVDGRVPVLSGVAENSTRMACRFADDAAKLGVDGLMVLPAMIYKAGGREAMAHFRAVARASELPIMIYNNPIAYHVDLTPDLLAEMADEPRFVAVKESSDNVRRITDLKNLLGDRYLLFSGVDDLVLESALLGAVGWVSGLVNAFPHENRLLWDLAMAGRWDEALQVYRWYTPLLHLDTDIKLVQYIKLAVQECGLGSERTRAPRLPLEGAERDRILGIIRHGIATRPKL
- a CDS encoding GntR family transcriptional regulator; protein product: MQQTTQDRKSIRSTSLADFILHDLQTRLCSNEPLPVRLTLSALATHYGVSFTPVREAVDELVDRGYLVRSASGRLSLCADLPKPDDDEAASPPPQMVNWDAVLTRYALIESLRGVPVPLREEAISQQFGIGRTVLRQVFHRLAGAGLIDYLPRRGWRARPFRAQDLRAYLDVRVTLELKSLELAWPRLDDAKLTAMLAGNLPADGIKGPRLDNRLHQYFIQLADNRYISDFFAQYGGYYRALFDYVTLGEHVVREKADQHCEILRCVLARDLPGAQAALEYHIREQEPVVLRMMAKLEADGAPALD
- a CDS encoding DUF1501 domain-containing protein, producing the protein MNTFSLPHIAGLPATRREFLQRCGAGMGALGLAGLLSDAGVKPANAAPVSPMMPHQPHFDGRAKHVIHIFLNGGASHVDTFDPKSSLTKYAGQSLPTENLRTERKTGAAFASPYKFQKYGESGIEISEIFADLGDVADELCVIRSMHADVPNHEPSLMLMNCGDARLTRPSFGSWVTYGLGTENQNLPGFIAMCPNGLPITGAQNWRSAFLPGVFQGTYIDSRHTEIEKLIENIRNDGMPRTEQRRQIDLLQELNRRHAEARANEGQLESRIHSFELAYRMQMEATDAFDVTQEPKHILDAYGPGVQARQILVARRLVERGVRFVQLWHGDGQPWDNHDDIEVNHRRLAGQCSQAIAALIKDLKQRGLLDETLILVGGEFGRTPTVELPQPGANAGKINGRDHNHHGFTVVMAGGGVKKGLVYGATDEFGFQAVENKVHVHDLQATMLHLLGFDHEKLTYRFAGRDFRLTDVHGRVVPELVG
- a CDS encoding endonuclease/exonuclease/phosphatase family protein translates to MRSKAARWLAVGLLVTLLLRLTIADRWPVASMLFYATPWPMITFGWFVVVGLSPRRSQARRWSALLSLACLAATLGSQWVWNGPAAARDEPGLEILFWNVARGQHGWNNLFDELRESKADVIALCESDSRLLSGEDWRATFPDRYLYRQPGGLMWISRRPAEVKPLPWAPGMIGGTELILSQEGQPVRLLLIDLAGAPYLSRKPGWTQLGKLLEERRDEPTVLVGDLNTPDDSVWTGLCRKWGRPAFRSHGRGYAPTWPLPCPVLALDQAWVTDRVEVQSCALGWSPLSDHRWIQLKIRPRTAPQQPD